Proteins co-encoded in one Kribbella qitaiheensis genomic window:
- a CDS encoding YciI family protein produces MVITDGPYVESKEFLGGFALVDVPDDDTAKVWAAKIADACGWPHEIRRFKPQPKTN; encoded by the coding sequence ATGGTGATCACCGACGGCCCGTACGTCGAGTCCAAGGAGTTCCTGGGCGGCTTCGCCCTGGTAGACGTCCCCGACGACGACACCGCCAAAGTCTGGGCGGCCAAGATCGCGGACGCATGCGGCTGGCCCCACGAAATCCGCCGCTTCAAACCACAACCCAAAACCAACTAA
- a CDS encoding helix-turn-helix domain-containing protein, whose amino-acid sequence MSKARLVITAVVVEKRSVAEVVAQYGVSRSWLFELLARYRVEGEAAFEPRSRRPKASPRATAPATVELVVAAASADARHSSAR is encoded by the coding sequence ATGTCGAAAGCGCGTCTGGTGATTACCGCGGTCGTGGTGGAGAAGCGGTCTGTGGCCGAGGTGGTCGCCCAGTACGGCGTGTCCAGGTCGTGGCTGTTCGAGCTGCTGGCCCGCTACCGCGTTGAGGGCGAGGCGGCGTTCGAACCACGATCACGCCGGCCGAAGGCCTCACCACGAGCCACCGCCCCGGCGACGGTGGAACTGGTTGTTGCTGCTGCGTCGGCAGATGCGCGACACTCGTCTGCCAGGTGA
- a CDS encoding GNAT family N-acetyltransferase has protein sequence MTDGPRGQALDARGATRAAMYLHRLIVRRKYSGLGTDVIEWACKRAGDLGNNWVRIDVWTGNVGLHRYYEQRGFQHVRTLDLSYYPSGALFQRKATARQLMCDRLEISPRVGATHGSADERKASLHRGWLARHHRRHGMLGDLWILKVSMSNVPVARPKIVCLCGSLRFSREFATERTRLTLDLAIVLAPEATEASVLDPLLVRALGELHLRRIDLADEVRIVNPGGYIGVATRREIAYADALGKRVTYFHELATRDS, from the coding sequence GTGACGGACGGTCCGCGTGGCCAAGCTCTGGACGCCCGAGGAGCAACGCGAGCCGCCATGTACCTGCACCGCCTGATCGTCCGGCGCAAGTACTCCGGACTCGGCACCGACGTCATCGAGTGGGCTTGCAAGCGAGCCGGTGATCTCGGCAACAACTGGGTCCGGATTGACGTGTGGACCGGCAACGTCGGCCTCCATCGCTACTACGAGCAGCGCGGATTCCAGCACGTCCGGACCCTCGACCTGAGCTACTACCCATCGGGTGCCCTGTTCCAGCGGAAGGCCACCGCCCGCCAACTGATGTGCGACAGGCTAGAAATCTCTCCACGTGTCGGAGCAACGCACGGATCTGCCGATGAGCGGAAAGCTAGCCTTCACAGAGGTTGGCTGGCCAGGCATCATCGGCGGCATGGAATGCTGGGGGACCTTTGGATCTTGAAGGTGTCTATGTCCAACGTGCCGGTTGCTCGCCCGAAGATCGTTTGTCTGTGCGGTTCCCTGCGCTTCAGCAGGGAGTTTGCGACCGAGCGCACGCGCTTGACGCTCGATCTGGCGATCGTCCTGGCTCCGGAGGCCACCGAGGCGTCTGTGCTGGACCCTTTGCTCGTCCGCGCGTTGGGAGAGCTGCACCTCCGCCGGATCGACCTCGCAGATGAGGTGCGAATCGTGAACCCCGGTGGCTACATCGGGGTGGCCACCCGCCGCGAGATCGCGTACGCCGACGCATTGGGCAAGCGCGTCACGTACTTCCACGAACTGGCTACGAGGGACAGCTAG
- a CDS encoding GTP pyrophosphokinase, translating into MSVIEEYLAAYERQFDYWEGAAQRARLMLEAGMNSSGLRAIATSRAKSVDRLAEKVRQRNKKKHYRTVEEITKDVVDLAGVRVALYFPGQTEEAEQLIRSLFNVEGEKKFPRDSPPRREEDRFSGYAARHFRVRIPEGVLPEQEIRYSTALIEIQVASVLMHAWSEVEHDLVYKPLDGELSSAEYALLDQLNGLVLAGEIALEQLQLAGDRRVAEAETPFRDHFELAEFLRSQRSIIGHHLTDAALGRVDILFEFLSEQDLARAKAIAPYLEQLDNDFEQRPVAEQLSDLMLSGDLDKYEAYRRATSAARHPSGRNQPETFYESNEHAVAFEQFIRTWAEFEQALAVRVPSERRRPLASTVKAALEHDVIDDETFRNLRMLQDMRNRLVHGPQDNHGTALDVPMGRLTWAVNFLRQLINEFQIH; encoded by the coding sequence ATGAGCGTCATTGAGGAATATCTTGCCGCTTATGAACGCCAGTTTGACTACTGGGAGGGCGCCGCGCAAAGAGCCCGGTTGATGCTAGAGGCCGGTATGAACAGTTCAGGTCTTCGCGCGATCGCGACTAGCAGGGCGAAGTCGGTAGACCGGTTGGCAGAAAAAGTTCGCCAGCGCAACAAAAAGAAGCACTACAGGACTGTCGAGGAAATTACCAAGGATGTTGTCGACCTCGCAGGCGTACGAGTAGCGCTGTACTTCCCGGGACAGACGGAAGAGGCTGAACAACTGATCCGATCCCTATTCAACGTGGAGGGGGAGAAGAAATTTCCGCGAGATTCGCCTCCTCGCCGTGAGGAAGATCGTTTCTCAGGGTATGCCGCACGTCACTTTCGTGTCCGGATTCCCGAAGGGGTGCTGCCTGAGCAAGAGATTCGTTATAGCACTGCTCTCATCGAGATACAGGTGGCCTCCGTCCTCATGCATGCTTGGTCCGAGGTAGAGCACGACCTCGTGTACAAGCCGCTGGATGGCGAACTCTCGTCCGCTGAGTATGCACTTTTAGATCAACTCAACGGCTTGGTCCTCGCTGGAGAGATCGCCCTTGAGCAACTGCAACTTGCTGGTGACCGACGTGTTGCAGAGGCGGAGACTCCATTCCGTGACCATTTTGAGCTCGCCGAGTTTCTTCGCAGTCAACGCTCAATCATCGGGCACCACCTCACCGACGCAGCGCTTGGCCGAGTCGATATCCTCTTTGAGTTTCTTTCGGAACAGGACCTTGCCCGAGCAAAGGCCATCGCGCCATATCTTGAACAGCTCGATAACGACTTCGAACAACGGCCTGTGGCGGAACAGCTAAGTGACCTCATGCTCTCCGGAGATTTAGACAAATACGAGGCCTATCGCCGCGCCACGTCAGCAGCGCGTCACCCGTCCGGTAGGAATCAGCCCGAAACGTTCTACGAGAGCAATGAGCACGCCGTCGCCTTCGAGCAGTTCATCCGGACCTGGGCTGAGTTTGAGCAGGCGCTGGCTGTCCGCGTTCCCAGCGAGCGTCGAAGGCCACTCGCAAGCACCGTGAAGGCAGCCCTAGAGCACGACGTGATTGACGACGAGACGTTCAGAAACCTGCGCATGCTCCAGGACATGCGAAACCGGTTGGTGCATGGTCCCCAAGACAATCACGGCACTGCCCTCGACGTACCCATGGGTCGACTCACCTGGGCGGTAAACTTCCTCCGGCAACTCATCAATGAGTTCCAGATCCACTAG
- a CDS encoding helix-turn-helix domain-containing protein produces MTVRSRRYCALRLSRGMSLRELGRQITYDYSHLSRIESGKSVPSAGVAEKVDDLFGAEGYLTRLASAERAALELHSRNSEERDDVDRRSFLGAATGVAASAGLDGLENVRRVLADGHMRGPEEWESIVRDYGHLYHVAAPSVMLPAISADLALLGKQINVPCDANAQRQLSRTAAHLCALMAQVLANSGDLVAAPRWWRTARQTADASGSKQVQVWVRGRDAMRALYERRSLPDALRSAREAVQISLPGTVERACALAAYAEVAGRLHLQPQAVSALHQLADVQAALPRDVVREEASQFGWPESRTTFTELYVYTFLGDAKNALRVADAALAGLPPELTRRRGQVELQRATAIVQDGSVDEGVQHAFSVLAGLPKEQRINVVTDLAWDTYRAVPAVDQIKPAAREFRQFLQMETTA; encoded by the coding sequence GTGACGGTTCGTTCGCGGCGGTACTGCGCGTTGCGGCTGTCGCGCGGCATGTCGCTTCGGGAACTTGGTCGTCAGATCACCTACGACTACAGCCACCTGTCGCGGATCGAGAGCGGCAAGTCCGTCCCGAGCGCGGGCGTGGCCGAGAAGGTAGATGACCTTTTCGGCGCTGAGGGATACCTGACTCGGCTGGCGTCCGCGGAGCGCGCTGCCCTGGAGCTGCACTCGCGGAACTCGGAGGAACGTGACGACGTGGACAGAAGAAGCTTCCTAGGCGCCGCCACCGGCGTAGCTGCATCCGCCGGCCTGGACGGACTCGAAAACGTCAGGCGCGTCCTGGCGGACGGCCACATGCGAGGACCCGAAGAATGGGAATCCATCGTCCGCGACTACGGCCACCTCTACCACGTTGCCGCTCCCTCGGTCATGCTGCCTGCGATCTCCGCAGACCTCGCACTGCTGGGCAAGCAAATCAACGTGCCGTGCGACGCGAACGCTCAGCGCCAGCTGTCTCGGACGGCTGCACATCTATGCGCCTTGATGGCTCAGGTCCTCGCGAACTCCGGCGACCTGGTGGCGGCTCCTCGCTGGTGGAGAACTGCCCGCCAGACCGCCGACGCATCCGGCTCGAAACAGGTTCAGGTGTGGGTACGCGGGCGTGATGCAATGCGCGCACTCTACGAACGGCGATCCCTTCCGGATGCCCTCAGGTCAGCACGTGAGGCTGTGCAGATCTCCTTGCCAGGAACGGTTGAGCGCGCCTGCGCACTTGCTGCGTACGCCGAGGTGGCCGGCCGACTTCACTTGCAGCCTCAGGCTGTCTCCGCCCTACATCAACTCGCAGATGTCCAAGCTGCCCTACCTCGCGACGTAGTCCGCGAAGAGGCCTCCCAGTTCGGCTGGCCGGAGTCGCGGACGACCTTCACTGAGCTGTACGTCTATACATTCCTGGGCGATGCCAAGAACGCTCTTCGCGTTGCTGACGCTGCACTTGCCGGACTGCCCCCAGAGCTAACCCGCCGGCGCGGCCAAGTTGAGTTGCAACGCGCCACCGCGATAGTCCAAGACGGCTCCGTAGACGAGGGCGTGCAGCATGCCTTCAGTGTTCTAGCGGGGCTCCCGAAAGAGCAGCGGATCAATGTGGTGACCGACCTAGCCTGGGACACGTACAGGGCGGTTCCCGCGGTCGATCAGATCAAGCCTGCGGCTCGCGAGTTTCGCCAGTTCCTACAGATGGAGACGACGGCATGA
- the folK gene encoding 2-amino-4-hydroxy-6-hydroxymethyldihydropteridine diphosphokinase, with amino-acid sequence MTRAVLALGSNLGDQEANLRKALDGLAEHLVKVSGSYWTPPWGDPDQPEYLNAVVLVDGDEISADGWLELAHELEEAGGRVRDPERQFGPRTLDVDVIAVWDGNEQIVQNNPDLTLPHARAHLRAFVLVPLSEIAPDVVLAGHGSIAELLKTEAVSADVPTVRSGGSLEGPTLTDQ; translated from the coding sequence ATGACCCGTGCAGTACTCGCCTTGGGGTCGAACCTGGGAGACCAGGAAGCCAACTTACGCAAGGCGCTCGACGGGCTTGCCGAGCACCTGGTGAAGGTGTCCGGGAGTTACTGGACGCCGCCATGGGGAGATCCCGACCAACCTGAGTACCTGAACGCCGTGGTCCTGGTAGACGGCGACGAGATCTCTGCGGATGGCTGGCTCGAGCTAGCACATGAACTCGAGGAGGCCGGCGGACGAGTCCGGGACCCCGAACGTCAATTCGGCCCGCGGACTCTCGACGTTGACGTAATCGCGGTCTGGGATGGCAACGAACAGATTGTCCAGAACAATCCAGACTTGACCCTGCCGCACGCCCGAGCGCACTTACGCGCCTTCGTCCTAGTGCCCCTTTCAGAGATCGCGCCGGATGTCGTTCTGGCGGGTCACGGATCGATCGCTGAGTTGCTAAAGACCGAGGCGGTTTCCGCGGATGTTCCCACCGTTAGATCAGGCGGCTCACTCGAAGGCCCCACGCTCACTGACCAATGA
- a CDS encoding NucA/NucB deoxyribonuclease domain-containing protein translates to MIHVGANKIIPNLLNRTTDSQLTNAQRDRATYQCRKWIKPIPSDESCDEYPFASTYQGSFNEPENDYSVEAVDASQNSSEGAQRGNWYVDDRILEDDPFYVVAYGE, encoded by the coding sequence TTGATCCACGTCGGTGCTAACAAGATCATCCCAAACTTATTGAACCGAACGACAGATAGCCAGTTGACCAACGCTCAGCGCGACCGCGCCACATATCAATGTCGGAAATGGATTAAGCCAATTCCTTCTGACGAGTCATGCGACGAGTATCCTTTCGCATCAACGTACCAGGGAAGCTTCAATGAACCCGAGAACGACTACTCGGTCGAGGCAGTTGACGCGAGCCAGAACTCGTCCGAAGGTGCCCAACGAGGCAATTGGTATGTGGACGATCGGATTCTCGAAGATGACCCCTTCTATGTGGTCGCCTACGGCGAATAG
- a CDS encoding helix-turn-helix domain-containing protein, translating to MQDDSRLLKVEEAAEVLNVSRWTVYRLIKEKDLTSVKVRNGRRVPVESIRAYIAGLIEDAA from the coding sequence ATGCAAGACGATTCGCGTTTGCTGAAGGTCGAAGAAGCGGCGGAAGTCCTGAACGTGTCCCGCTGGACCGTCTACCGATTGATCAAAGAGAAGGACTTGACCAGTGTGAAGGTCCGCAACGGCCGGCGGGTGCCGGTCGAATCCATCCGCGCGTATATCGCCGGTCTCATTGAGGACGCCGCCTGA
- a CDS encoding N-terminal phage integrase SAM-like domain-containing protein, whose product MTTVAFLAPDEPEEPRKPKTKPKATKAATPKTQKGKRNVNGEGNIRERSNGLYEGRAYVITTDGREVRKSVYGKSWDEVHQKLTKMQADTMSGKRVASSSQTVAEYLDYWLEEHARHRVRDTTFVSYKWLITKYLVPLFGKKKLTTLRPNDVRRGLFQLQQVCQCCAQGKDKAREERAEVEREKRAGPATPEERQGHQRRKVLRSGPAGLLSVDGLGRNCQISAPSAQGGSPRRRIRRRDPDGEHRQEAPAQPQVPAEVQSVEPRRGNQVPGGHP is encoded by the coding sequence ATGACCACGGTTGCATTCCTCGCCCCGGACGAGCCCGAAGAACCTCGCAAGCCCAAGACGAAGCCCAAGGCCACGAAGGCCGCGACGCCCAAGACCCAGAAGGGTAAGCGCAACGTCAACGGCGAGGGCAACATTCGCGAGCGCTCAAACGGTCTGTATGAGGGTCGGGCCTACGTCATCACCACGGATGGCCGCGAGGTGCGTAAGAGCGTCTACGGCAAGTCGTGGGATGAGGTCCATCAGAAGCTGACCAAAATGCAGGCTGACACCATGTCGGGCAAGCGCGTGGCGTCCAGCTCGCAGACCGTGGCCGAGTACCTGGATTACTGGCTGGAGGAGCACGCACGGCATCGGGTCCGCGATACGACGTTCGTTAGCTACAAGTGGCTCATTACGAAGTACCTCGTACCGCTGTTCGGCAAGAAGAAGCTCACCACCCTTCGGCCGAACGACGTACGACGCGGCCTGTTCCAGCTTCAACAGGTCTGCCAGTGCTGTGCCCAGGGCAAGGACAAGGCTCGGGAGGAGCGCGCCGAGGTCGAGCGGGAGAAGCGGGCAGGGCCGGCCACCCCGGAAGAACGCCAAGGTCATCAACGGCGCAAAGTGCTGCGCTCTGGTCCCGCAGGTCTGCTGTCGGTCGACGGTCTCGGACGGAACTGTCAGATATCTGCACCGTCTGCTCAGGGCGGCTCTCCAAGACGCCGTATCCGAAGACGAGATCCGGACGGAGAACATCGCCAAGAAGCTCCGGCTCAACCACAAGTACCGGCCGAAGTTCAAAGCGTGGAGCCGCGCCGAGGCAACCAAGTTCCTGGAGGCCATCCGTGA
- a CDS encoding site-specific integrase — MALSLGLRRGEALGLRWSDVDLDNGLIRVNQALHRVDGALKLGDVKTDGSTRLIAVPKPLVSALRVHRATQAQERTNAGKSWQDGGFVFSTMIGTPIEPRNMNRHFDRLCEKSGVRRIRFHDLRHSCASLLYSQGVPLENIQDVLGHSSPTVTKVIYVDVAEDVTRDAVDKLDFLFGEQKEE; from the coding sequence GTGGCGCTGTCGCTCGGCCTCCGTCGCGGTGAAGCCCTCGGCCTGCGCTGGTCGGACGTCGACCTGGACAACGGACTGATCCGGGTCAACCAGGCTCTCCACCGGGTCGACGGCGCGCTCAAGCTCGGGGACGTCAAGACGGACGGGAGTACCCGCCTGATCGCCGTACCGAAACCGCTCGTATCCGCGCTGCGGGTTCACCGGGCCACTCAGGCTCAAGAGCGGACGAACGCGGGCAAGTCATGGCAGGACGGCGGCTTTGTGTTCTCGACCATGATCGGAACCCCGATCGAGCCGCGGAACATGAACCGCCACTTTGACCGGCTCTGCGAGAAGTCCGGCGTACGGCGTATCCGGTTCCACGATCTCCGCCACTCGTGCGCCTCGCTGCTCTACAGCCAGGGCGTGCCGCTGGAGAACATCCAAGACGTGCTCGGGCACAGCTCCCCGACCGTCACCAAGGTCATCTATGTCGACGTGGCCGAGGACGTCACGCGGGACGCCGTCGACAAGCTCGACTTCCTGTTCGGGGAGCAGAAGGAAGAGTGA
- a CDS encoding cupin domain-containing protein, with translation MTAFPDIVPGAPGDGEVLDLPFGVFTVRISGDQTGGALSVVESILAPGALGAAPHIHHAHEEYFLVTSGEVTFDTADGVLTMSAGGSVSVPRGRPHGYRNATTAPATLTTIFTPAGYENYFREIATEAAAGTPITPALLNELRAKQQTTPWP, from the coding sequence GTGACCGCCTTCCCCGATATCGTCCCCGGCGCGCCCGGCGACGGCGAAGTACTGGACCTGCCGTTCGGCGTCTTCACCGTCCGCATCTCCGGCGACCAGACCGGCGGCGCGCTCTCGGTCGTGGAGTCGATCCTCGCCCCCGGAGCCCTCGGCGCCGCGCCGCACATCCACCACGCCCACGAGGAGTACTTCCTCGTCACCTCCGGCGAAGTCACCTTCGACACCGCCGACGGCGTACTCACCATGTCCGCCGGCGGCTCAGTCTCAGTCCCCCGAGGCCGCCCCCACGGCTACCGCAACGCCACCACAGCCCCAGCGACCCTCACCACGATCTTCACCCCCGCCGGCTACGAAAACTACTTCCGAGAAATAGCCACCGAAGCAGCCGCCGGCACCCCCATCACCCCAGCCCTACTGAACGAACTCCGCGCCAAACAACAAACCACCCCCTGGCCGTAG
- the fgd gene encoding glucose-6-phosphate dehydrogenase (coenzyme-F420), translating into MSIRIGYKASAEQFGPRDLVEYAVRAEELGLDSVTVSDHFLPWRHNGGHAPFALAWMAAVGERTERVLIGTSVLTPTFRYNPAVIAQAFATMGVLYPGRVMLGVGSGEALNEIAVSGREWPEFKERFARLREAVDLIRDLWTKEGVSSDGPYYKTVDASIYDRPETPVQVYVAAGGPLVAKYAGRVGDGFIATSGKGMDLYTEKLIPAVKEGAEKAGRAFEDVDRMLEVKLSYDRDPALALENTRFWAPLSLTPEQKHSVDSATEMERLADELPIEQVAKRWIVASDPEEVLAQLQPYLDAGFNHLVVHGPGHDQERFLTQFTSDVVPLLRKLG; encoded by the coding sequence GTGAGCATTCGCATCGGGTACAAGGCGTCGGCGGAGCAGTTCGGGCCGCGGGATCTCGTCGAGTACGCGGTCCGGGCCGAGGAGCTCGGACTCGACAGCGTGACGGTGTCGGACCACTTCCTGCCCTGGCGGCACAACGGCGGGCACGCGCCGTTCGCGCTGGCGTGGATGGCGGCGGTCGGCGAGCGCACCGAGCGGGTGCTGATCGGTACTTCGGTGCTGACGCCCACGTTCCGCTACAACCCCGCCGTGATCGCGCAGGCGTTCGCCACGATGGGCGTGCTGTACCCGGGCCGGGTGATGCTCGGAGTCGGCAGCGGCGAGGCGCTGAACGAGATCGCGGTCTCCGGCCGCGAGTGGCCCGAGTTCAAGGAGCGGTTCGCCCGGCTCCGTGAAGCTGTCGACCTGATCCGCGACCTGTGGACCAAGGAGGGCGTCAGCTCCGACGGCCCGTACTACAAGACCGTCGACGCCTCGATCTACGACCGCCCCGAAACCCCTGTCCAGGTGTATGTCGCCGCAGGCGGTCCGCTGGTCGCGAAGTACGCCGGACGCGTCGGCGACGGGTTCATCGCGACGTCGGGCAAGGGCATGGACCTCTACACCGAGAAGCTGATCCCTGCCGTGAAGGAGGGCGCGGAGAAGGCCGGCCGCGCGTTCGAGGACGTGGACAGGATGCTCGAGGTGAAGCTCTCGTACGACCGGGATCCGGCGCTCGCGCTGGAGAACACCCGGTTCTGGGCGCCGTTGTCGCTCACGCCCGAGCAGAAGCACAGCGTCGACAGCGCGACCGAGATGGAACGCCTCGCCGACGAGCTCCCGATCGAGCAGGTCGCCAAGCGCTGGATCGTCGCCTCGGATCCCGAGGAGGTGCTGGCACAGCTCCAGCCGTACCTCGATGCCGGCTTCAACCACTTGGTCGTCCACGGCCCCGGTCACGACCAGGAGCGGTTCCTCACCCAGTTCACCTCGGACGTCGTACCGCTGCTCCGTAAGCTTGGATAG
- a CDS encoding methylated-DNA--[protein]-cysteine S-methyltransferase produces MKEFEMYNRHAIAATQLGDLTLVASDGTLTGIYFPHHWVKPAQAALGAEVELSDDLLLAEAARQLVQYLAGERDGFDLPLALHGDDFQQRVWAMLDEIPFGETTTYGELAERLGDKALAQRVGQAVGHNPLSIVVPCHRVVGKDGKLTGYAGGLKRKQFLLDLEEPAVLKAERLF; encoded by the coding sequence ATGAAGGAGTTCGAGATGTACAACCGGCACGCGATCGCGGCCACGCAACTGGGTGACCTCACGTTGGTGGCGTCGGACGGCACACTGACCGGGATCTACTTCCCGCATCACTGGGTGAAGCCGGCACAGGCTGCCCTCGGCGCGGAGGTCGAGCTGTCCGACGACCTGCTGCTCGCCGAGGCCGCTCGCCAGCTGGTGCAATACCTGGCCGGCGAGCGCGACGGATTCGACCTGCCGCTGGCGCTGCACGGGGACGATTTCCAGCAGCGGGTGTGGGCGATGCTCGACGAGATCCCGTTCGGCGAGACCACGACGTACGGCGAACTCGCGGAGCGGCTAGGTGACAAGGCACTCGCCCAGCGCGTCGGCCAGGCAGTCGGCCACAACCCGCTGTCGATCGTCGTGCCGTGTCACCGCGTCGTCGGGAAGGACGGCAAGCTCACCGGGTACGCCGGTGGTCTCAAGCGCAAGCAGTTCCTCCTCGACCTCGAGGAGCCGGCAGTGCTCAAGGCCGAGCGTCTGTTCTGA
- a CDS encoding MOSC domain-containing protein yields the protein MGVQEVPVEIVALVVSSVHAYEGRPKDGPSPDPEPVARELVTVRAGLGLVGDRYYNQRAHRRAAVTVFDAEALDDLAAEVGLLEVPDPLLTRRNISLRGFPIDELASRRRPDGSRTVGAIFSLDSGSGAIRFQAHRPANPCAWMDVALAPGAFKGLRGRGGVRCEPLDDGELRLGPAVLTVLSG from the coding sequence GTGGGCGTCCAGGAAGTACCGGTCGAGATCGTGGCGTTGGTCGTCTCGTCGGTGCACGCGTACGAGGGGCGGCCGAAGGATGGGCCGAGCCCGGATCCGGAGCCGGTCGCGCGCGAGCTGGTGACTGTCCGCGCGGGACTTGGGCTGGTCGGCGATCGGTACTACAACCAGCGGGCCCACCGCCGCGCTGCCGTCACTGTGTTCGACGCGGAGGCGCTGGATGACCTGGCCGCTGAGGTCGGGTTGCTGGAGGTGCCCGATCCGCTGCTGACCCGGCGCAACATCTCGCTGCGTGGGTTCCCGATCGATGAGCTGGCATCGCGGCGGAGGCCGGATGGTAGCCGGACTGTCGGTGCGATCTTCAGTTTGGACAGCGGCTCCGGCGCGATCCGATTCCAGGCGCATCGGCCGGCCAATCCGTGTGCGTGGATGGACGTCGCGCTGGCGCCGGGAGCCTTCAAGGGGCTGCGGGGACGAGGCGGGGTCCGCTGCGAACCGCTCGACGACGGTGAACTCCGGCTTGGTCCGGCTGTGCTCACGGTGCTCAGCGGCTAG
- a CDS encoding GNAT family N-acetyltransferase translates to MGYDVSTLELRRWRVADALRLTTAHQDPEMATQGGIRDRATAVDWIGRVADLDNGHVYAVADADDHPVGCVAVTNIDRHQVGWTWYWTIADVRSQGVARDALRALVDWAHHDAGLYRLELGHRLNNPASCGLLVRRLQCEQRFGVRRIELAHDQAGGRGTQYCGSKQLAIRVPQSRGPGFAHYPISGRLQRSDPRVVVPHDFDIHPGDPPASGRDGKLHSTERPAAEPTPSGS, encoded by the coding sequence ATGGGGTATGACGTGTCGACGCTGGAACTCCGCCGGTGGCGAGTGGCTGACGCCTTGCGGTTGACGACGGCGCACCAGGATCCGGAGATGGCGACCCAGGGCGGGATCCGGGACCGGGCGACCGCGGTCGACTGGATCGGCCGGGTCGCCGACCTCGACAACGGGCACGTGTACGCCGTCGCGGATGCCGACGATCACCCGGTCGGGTGTGTGGCGGTGACGAACATCGACCGGCACCAGGTCGGCTGGACCTGGTACTGGACCATCGCCGACGTCCGCAGCCAGGGCGTCGCGCGGGACGCGTTGAGAGCCCTCGTCGACTGGGCCCACCACGACGCCGGTCTCTACCGCCTCGAACTGGGTCACCGGCTGAACAACCCGGCCTCCTGCGGCCTTCTCGTTCGCCGACTCCAGTGCGAACAACGCTTCGGCGTACGACGGATCGAGCTCGCGCACGACCAGGCCGGCGGTCGAGGCACGCAGTACTGCGGAAGCAAGCAGCTCGCGATCCGGGTTCCGCAATCGCGCGGCCCAGGATTCGCCCACTACCCGATATCCGGCCGCCTCCAGCGAAGCGATCCGCGGGTCGTCGTCCCGCACGATTTCGATATCCATCCCGGCGATCCTCCCGCATCAGGCCGCGACGGGAAACTGCATTCCACCGAGAGGCCAGCGGCTGAGCCAACTCCTAGCGGCTCCTAG